The DNA region AGTTCCTAAGAGTACGCgcctcccttctcccctcctctaACCTCCCACCCATATTGACACCTCCGAAAAGAGGGTCGTCTCCTCCAAGcagccctcaacctcctcgaagGCGCCGACATCCAGTTCAAGCGCGAGAACCGCCTCGACATCGCCCTCGTCAAGAACCTCCCCATCgccctcgtcttcctccccgcGGCCGACATCCCCACCTTCGTCGGCGAGGGCCGCGTCGACATTGGCATCACGGGCTATGACCAGGTCCAGGAGCACGACGCCGGCGTCCGCGCCATCGCGCGCGCCCGCCGCATGAGCAACGAGTGGTCCCCCAAGGACGAGAAGCCCCGGGGCTGcgacaccatcctcgacctcggGTTCGGCTCCTGCAAGCTCCAGATACAGGTCCCGGCCAAGGGGGAGTACCAGACGGACAAGGACCTGATCGGGAAGAACATCGGCACCAGCTTTGTCCACCTCGCGTCCGAGTACTTTGCCAGGTTGGAGCTCGAGCAGGAGGGCATCAAGGTCGACAGCACGGCCAGCTACGCCGGGAGGAAACTCAGGACGAAGATTATTGAGTTGAGCGGGAGTGTCGAGGCGGCGTGCGCGTTGGGTGTGGCGGATGGTattgttgatcttgtcggTATGCTTATTTTCTCTCCCATGTTTATTCTTCCCCTTACTAACCCCCCTAAATAGAATCCGGCGAAACAATGAAAGCCGCCGGTCTCAAAGCCATCGAAACCGTGGTCGAAACCTcggccatcctcatcaagtCAAAggccccctccaacccagccatggTCGACCTCATCGCCGCCCGCATCAACGGCGTCATCACGGCCCAAAAGTACGTCCTCTGCCAGTACAACGTCCCCCGCGCCCAGCTCGTCGACGCGACAAAGGTCACCCCCGGCAAGCGCGCCCCcaccgtcacctccctcgaGGAGGACGGCTGGGTCGCCGTCAGCGCTATGGTCGAGAAGAAGCGGATCGCGCCTGTTATGGACGACCTCACCAAGGTTGGCGCGACGGATATTCTTGTTTTGGACATTCACAACACCCGTGGGAGCTGAGTGTGACGATGGAGGCAGAAAAAGGACTGTCAGAAAAGGGGGTCGGGGTTTGGGATACATAAAAAATTGATACCTGTAAGAGTTTTTCTGATCTTGGTTGAGATCTTTGCAATGTTGGGTGTAAAAACTCTTTGGATTTTGTGAAGGCTATCTACCTATACATGTATGGGTCTTCTGATACCCCCGGCTAGCGACCGTTTGGCAGTCTCGTAGAGAGTCCGTTACCCCTGAATAAAGTCATGACTTGGATAGAGAAAAAGGAATGATACGCGGTATGGAACGCAATTACAAACAGACACAATATCAGTCTTGCGAGATCCTCAGGTCCAGTTGCCGAAAGAGAGAATGGGGGATATATCAAGGAAAATAACACGACCCCCTCACAAACGCCATTGTTTCTTTCCCATAAAAGACCAAAAGACCACACACCAAAGAAAATCAGAACCATTTCTTCCTCATTCATCAAGATCCCCACTACTGCGATAAGCAACAGATCTTTCTGTCTCTCCTATCTTACCTCGCTAGAGTCCTAACTCGGAATAAggccccccaaaacaaaaagaaacattAACAGTTTGTGGCAAAATAAATACAAATGAAAAAATATACGGGCGAAAGAAGAATAGAAAAGAAAGATCAGTAGATCGGCCTTCCcggtccctcctcccacttcctGTGCGGCACAACCTCTTGCTCATCCTTATCCTTTACGCCAGGACTCCACGACACTCTCATGCTTTTTCTTcccgacctcctcgccgaACCCTCACCGTTGGCGATCCTGCTTGGCCCAATCCACTCCCAGGCACGACCGACTTCACCATTGTGACTCTCCCTCTGCCCGGTGCGAACATTGGCGTTTTGCTCAACCAGAGCACGAACCCGAGTCCACAGGCGCTCCCGGTCAGCCAGGCTGTGCATCGAGCGAAGCAGATCGTCCCTAAGGTTTGGCAAGAAAAGGAAGgcgtcctccttctcatcctcaaaagCGAGTTCCTTCTGATTGGCGAGGCGATCAAGGACAACGTCAACCAGAGCCGGCACCCGCGCTGCCAGAGCGCGGTTCTTCTGGAAGCGGCGACGCCCATAAAGAATCGACAGTAGCGACATGATTAGTCCACCAATAGAGAGTCGATGTCTTGCCAGTCCGAGCTTCGCCGACCGCTGGATGGCGCACGTGAGCGGAAGGCCAGCGAGAGAGGTGGACGATAGGCTGGTGGTAGGAAAGCCTCCGGCACTTCCGGTTCTACAGGTCCAGCCACGGGTCTGGTTAGTCAAGATGTGTCAGATACCAAGAAATATGTAACACGACAGCCGCAGAACAAGAGGGACTCCATGCTGGTTGTACAGGAGCCGGGCAAAACTTACACATTTTCATCGCTGTGGACTTCCACTTCACCCCGAGACTTGACCTCTCCAATCGCGGCAACCCAAAGGTCGTCAAACTCATCAGCGGCCATTCTCTTGCTCCGCTTTTGGCTAAGAATTTGTTTAAGCTCCGCTTCGTCGATCGACGGGCTGTCCAATGGCTGCCCCTCTGGCTCGAGAGGTTCACCGCACTCGTACTTGGCCCTTCGATCCCGCAGctcctcgacagccttgTCTGCAACAGCCTGAACACGGCGAACCTTCTCTCCATCTGGCTCACAAGTGGGAGGCAGTGGGATGACTCCGCCGAGGGAAAGCGGGTGAGGCTTCAGGAGAAAGTCGGGCTCACAGCGAGCAGTGAAGTCCTCGTAGCAGTAGGCGTGTGGAGGGCAAGGCTCGCATTGGGGTTCAATATAGGTGAAGACCCACTCAGGAACCTGAATATCCTCGATATCGAAACGGGAGGCAACCTCTGACGCCCACTCTGGGATCCGAATAGTCGACGGAATAAGTTCGGTAGGCTCCCGGCCCAAGCCACAGTATCCCACCGCAACCTTCTCTTGCCTGTACCAAGCAGCATAGGCGACAAGGAGTGTCGTAAATAGAACCCAGAATGGTGTCGACAAgctcgacttcttcttgggaggaggtggctgCCGAGCAAGAGCGAGCTGAGGattggcagcctcctcctgcatGAGAGCCAACTGTTCATCAGGAGTGAACTCCTCCCCAGTTTCCATCTCTGGTGTCTGAGCCCTGTAGTTGGCAGCAGGTATCTCAAACGTTCGGCTGATTGTAGATGGTGCGGGAGTGCCCCCAAACACGGGGCCGTCCGTCTGACGGCGAGAGGTCGAAGGCGTGACGAATTGCTGTCTCCTCACAGAGTCAAACCCTGACGTCTTGCGACGATGCGAGGGCGTCTTGATCGCTGTTGCGGGAGTGTTCGCCCCACTCTGGAACGGGTTATCACTGCTGAACACGCTCTCCGTCTCTGGCGTACGCTTGAAAAAGTTATCGCGTTGATCCGGCTCTGCCTTGGGTGTCTTGAAAGGAGTTTCGCGGGTAATGGTCCGAGGTGGCTCAGGCTCGGCGGCAGTCTCGGCGTCGGAAAACGATGGTGGTTGCGCGCTGACGGAGCGCGATGTCCTCTTCCGAGGGCTGCTGGCCCGGTTTCGCGCAGGCGTCACCACAGGAAGGTGCTCTGGGTCTTCCGACTCGCGCTTGATCCTCGTAGGCTTCCTTGGCGACCTTGACCGACGCGACACCGaggctggaggtggtggcaggtCCTCGTAGTCGTTGCCGAAATCAGTGCTGCTCGTGTGTACGGAATCAGCGTCGACAATACCGCGGCTCATCCGCTTGACACGAGCGCGTGCAGCAAGAATCTTCTTGGACTGCGGAAGCACCTGATCGACAAAGAGCTCGATCAGGTCTGACTTCTTTGCGGTCGATGGATATTGAACATTATAAGTGACCAGAATTGACCGCAGTCGCGGCACCGTCAACGACTTTGGATCGAAGTCCGGCTGCAGGTAGTCGACACTCTCAGTGTCGGACATGGCGGCGGTCGTCTCGTAGGGCGATGTGGCTGTAGATGGCAGTAATAGCAAATTCAAATCTAAAAGAAGGgttgggaaagggaaaggcgAAGAAGTTGCGACCTGATAGGAGAAGCTTATCGGCGGGTGCCTTGAGCTGCCTGCGCTTTGTCAGTTGCCAGAGAGCTGCTGCGACAGGTTGGTATGATTCTGTCAATGACGATGCATGCGGCCGATATACAGACAGGACCTGGAGTCGCGGAGCAAGCGAAGAGTTTCAGAAAACTGAGACACGAGGTGCTTCCCTTCTCTGGACAGATATGAATGAAACGAAGCGGGGGataaggagaaaaaaaagttcaCAGCTCCTGTTGAGGTTGCGAAGTGGGCTCGACGCATCAGTACACAATATACAAGGATGACGAAAGTGGAGTGCCAAGTTTGGTTGTCGGTGGCAACAGCTGGTGCTTTCACGTGGGGCAAAATCTGGGGTCAGCCATGTGTGGCTTAGCATCATCACTCGCCACTCTTgacatcaacaagatggTTCTGAATAGCTTCACTTTGCTCAAATGTGCAATATTGGTCAGATTTCCGAGATATTTTTGATTTTCTACTTTTGAGGTACCTCACCTAGCTTTATGAGACAAGAAACCAATTAAAATACTGATACCGCCTTCCAACATAATTAACAtaacaaccctaaccccgaAAATATGGCCCTGAATTTCACTTTCTATTGCCATGGTTGATTCATTCTGTTAAAGCACTTGAATTCTCTTGATCTCCCCAGtgcccttctccttcttcttcttgggaaCAACAATAAACAAGACACCGTCCTCCAGCTTTGCACTGATCCCATCCGCATCCACCCCCACATCACTGTTCTCCGTCTCCGCAGGCGAcatcttgatcttcttctcgaaCAACCCAACCGTCCTCTCCGCCCTAACCAGCCCCTTCAAAAACTCCTCATCTCCAGGCCTATAGATCACCCCACTAACCACAAGTACACCTCTCTCCTTGTCCCAATGAACACCCACATCCCGCTTCTTCGCCCCCGGAACAGCAACGTGCACAGCCCAAGCATTGTTCGAATCAAACACATCCGCCGGCGGGCTGGCAgtctcctctccctcaaacaacaccccctcctcccctccattaTTCTCCCCGTTGCTCTGCCCACCAGAGAAATACTCCCTCAGCCCCTTGGCCAAAGGGTGCTGtcccatcacccaccccaaattccccaaccctctcaccGCACCCCCGATATCAATCTGCGGCCCAGAAGCATGTCTCGGCCCACCGAAACCACCTCCCGGTCCAAAATGCGGCGCAAAAGGAGGTCTGCCGAATTCAGCCCCAAATCCATTTGGTCCGCTGCCCCATCCCCAAGAATTGTGTCTCCCGCCCCCAAACCCACGTCCGCAGCGACCCCTTCTTCCGGGCCCACCACGGCACCGACCTCGATGGCCGGGACCGGAAGAAGCAGAGGGGATGTCCTCAGGAGGATCAGGgtgctccctctccttttctttctcatcctcaaaggTAGTCGTAGTAGGGGTGTCGATCCCGTCTCTCAAGGTCGAGGTGCTCTTCATGTCGTCATCTTTCTCCGTTTCCTTCTCCCTTTCCCGAGCACGGTCGTATGCCCCCGTGAGGTCGTGCTCAGCTaccccggcggcggcagagatGTCATACAGATCCTCTTCTACCTCTGGCTCACGGCGGGGATGGCTGTGGTTTCGACTGCGGGAGTGAAGACCATGGTGGCCTCCACGGCCGTGTCTATCGTGACGAccgggatggtggtgatgcccgTCGGGGTCGTCACCGGTGTCGTCATCAGAGCGAGGGCCAAGGGGCCCgcgacggtgaggagggggagggttgtgggACATAGCCCAGGAtgggttgaagttgaagccTTCGGGGCCACCGCCGAAAAATCCAAAGGGCGGGAAGGGAGGTTGGGCATTTATGCCTTCGTTACCCGGGCGAGtattgggaggtgaggtaggGCCGGTGCCGCTGGGGGTCATGGAGCGGATAAAATTCCAGAAGCCTTCAGGGCCGTagccgggagggggagggggaggtcggtTTCCTGGGGGAGGACGGCGACCTTGACCTTCTGGGCCACTGAAGGACATGTTGACTGACTGTGTGGTAATTTTTTCCTGAtgctaaggtaggtaagtaaGCAATGGGCGTAGGTGATAGCGAAGTGTGAAGTGATTGCAAAAAGGTATTCGACACGACGAGAAAGGGTGTCGAGTCGAGTTATATATACACTTCAGAGCTAGCTGTTAGCTGATTGCGTACACCCACTTACAAACCTCTCTCCCTGTCAACGCGGcaactacctacctagtcgAAAGCGATGACAAGGCTGCCCAGACCGCGTCAACGATCTCCTGTTTGCTGCTGGGTTTGTGAAACCTTTGCGATATCTCCGAGCTGGTGGTTACAAGCTCCAAGAGAGTTGGGTAGTTCTAGGTGTGCCCCTCGAGCTCTTGTCCCATGCTAAGGAGGGGCACTAGGGGCAAAGTGAGGACGGACAGTCATTTGCCACTTCATGATGACGACgctccctttctttctcggTCCACTTCATTGCGCAGTTGTGCAGAAAGACCCCCAGGAAAAGACCAAGCTTTCTTATCTGATTGATCATCAACACGTGGATAGCGCATACATGCTGTGGTGCTATGTCGCAATGACAAGCGCTAGTGTCAACTTATTAGAGCATAAATGCTGCGCATGTGAGTCGTATTGTACTACACAAAGCGCAGCAGAAGAATGATAGAGAAGTAGTATCGCCGCGCGTTTCTGTTGAAATCTTGAATCATTGTCATTGTCATTGTCATTGTCATGGCCATGGTCGTGGTTATTGCTATTCAAGATTGCCAGGTCTTGGTAGGAGAGCACCCACGCTCCacaaaccaccacatcacccGCTTCGGAGACATCAAACCGGTCTCCGAGCTCACCGACCGCCGATGCCGTCTTGCCGTCTTTTCAGCTTCCTCGGTGTTGACAGGCCGGTAGACAATGACACCGAGCCCTGACGATACAAGCCAGGTGGTAAACGAGACATAAAAACAGATAGTTAACGTTGATAGTGTAttttcctcgtcctcccgtTGGGTATCTCCTACTATGCGCCTGCTCTTGGGTTCTCAGACGAACAAGGCGTACAAACCCCCAACTTCTACACAACACATAGGCATGTGTAGATTCAGTGCTGATCCTGATTGTACATATAGGTAATATAAGCAGACATGAATGCCTAAACGCCTGTCGTTGTTGAAATTCCCATTCGCTCATGTTGCAGATGTCATGCTCCCCGACCTTTGCCCAAATTATCGCAACTTTTCCTTCCGAGATATGATCCCGCGCCCGAGTCATCAGATAATAACCGTATTGTAAAACGTATTGGATGCTGGATTAGGCACCCCCAGTCTcggccagcttcttctcggcctcttcaGCCCGCTTATTAGCTTCCGcaacctgctgctggagctgcttGATATACTCAATCGCCATCTCCACTGTGCTCGCCTTGCTATTTGGCGCACCGCCattcctctctctttccttctccttctccttctctttatCCTTACTCTTATTATCGCTGCTGCCTTCCCCTTCACTGTCCTTTGGTGGCTTTGGCAGCAAGGTGGCAATCTCTTGTAACGCCGAGTTGATCCGATTCCGCCGACCTTGCTCGGCAATCTTGTGAGATGTCCGCTTGGACGTGAGATTGGTGGAGAGCTCGCTGGGGTATGACACACCGGGCACTGTGTTTCCCTCGAGGATCCGCTGGTAGTTGGATTTGCTGGCAAGAAGTTGTGACGCCGTCTCCTCAAGGTCTGCTCCGCCCGGCAGCAATGGTTTGATGTTGGGTGAAATCGAGATCTTGGGCCTAAGAGCCGGCGAGACAGGAATCGAGCTGACACTCCCCCGCtttttgctgtttcttgGGAGGAGCTGTGGTGTCCGCTTCGCTCCATATCCCGAACCAGGTCCCAGCTGTGGGCTTGCTGTGGCTGAGACTGTTCCCGATGGCCTTACCACAGTGGGACCCAGTGAAGGTGATGGCAATGGTGCAAGAGATGGTGTTCTGGATGGTCCGGCATCTTGAGGGGCTTGTTTTGGTGTCGGGGTGTCGTTGGCGTGGCTGGGTGGGACATTCACGTTGGAAACGGATTCAGGCAACTCAAATAGCTCGATATTTTCGGTATCGACCACTTCATGGCTGCCAGCCCTGCTAGCTCCAGCCacggtggtgtgggtgctCGGCGAGCTGAGTTTCATCAGAGATGCTGGTGTGGCAGGTGATGCCACGCCAGGCctgggtggttgaggagcaATGACCGGAGCTGATCCGGTATTTTGAGGTGCAATGTAAGGAGAGGGCTTCGCAGATCGTGGTTTGGGGAGCGGGGGCGGTGGCATCTCAGTCTCGATGGGTGTCATATCATTCAAGGCTTCTGGTGATATCGAGCCATCCTCTGAATCTGTCGGCCCGGTTGTGGTCGATGAAGATGAGTTGTGCATCATGGATGTAGGCAACGGTTGATGGTCTTGACCCTGCTCTGCATTCTCCATCAAGTCACTCAGAGCTTGCGAGTTGAGGCTTGGTGTGGTTGCCAGTCGTTTCCTGAGGGGCTTCGAAATTGGCGACTGCTTCACGCCCGCCTTTGCCCTCGCCTTGGCCGCATTCTTCCTCATTTTCTTGACCAGGTCTCCCGGTGTGCCGATCGACATGGTCCCTCCAACGGCGTCGAGATCCATATCCGTGGGCGAGCTGGTTGTCAGGGGTCCATGTCTTTGCTCAAACATGGCTAATGGGTCTGTTTGGGCGTGCAGGGCAGGTGACGTTAGTGGGCTAAAGTAGGCTCCCGGAACAGTAAATTGGGATTCGACCGAGAAGTGGGTGTCCAAAGGCGTGACGGCGGGTGAAACCAACGGGGTGAAGGACATCTGAACGCCGTCAGCAAACCTGTTGGCTGATCCGGGATACGGACTTGAACAAACATCAGACTGGTCCTTCGCTCTCTGATACCTATAGTCTACGGCCTGCTGtgggtgctgctgttgatgtgggTGTTGTGTTCGGTGTGGGTGCGGGTGTTGCGGCTGCGGTTCTGTGACATTCCGCTGGGCATAGAAAGGGTTGGCAGCTGGAACCATCTCCAGACTCTGTGGTGTCGGTGGAATCATGCGGTTCTGTTGCTGATGAGCGAAGAAGGCTGCGTGTTCTTCCACCTGCCGCTGCTGAGCCTGCATcttttgctgttgaagaaagTGAATTTGGGCGTCAATGCTGTTCACAATCGTCTcgcttggtgttggaggcggcatcatggtggtgggtatAGACTGGTAGGGACCCCCCGTTGTTGTGATGGCCGGCACCTGATGCTGCATCGCTGGCATCGATGGTGATAGGAGCATAGGCGCATCGCTTCCTGTCATTGGGGTGTCCAACTGCTCGCGCCCGGGAACCTGCAGCATGTGCGCGCCGGCAGAGGACTGGAAACCTTGGAAATTGTAGTCGATGCCCTCTGCCAGGTTGTTCATGTTGGTCATGTCCAGATATTGCTGAAAGTCATCTTCGGCCGTAGTGGTATGAACGCCATGGTCCCCGACAGGCCACCCAGAAGAATCCATTGCGAGTCAGGCTGTGTGTGCCACTTGTGTCTGATGATCCGTGGGTTGTAAGACACGATCTGGCGGGCGGGATATCTTAAAAGGCCAAAAAGGTGGTTGACGGATCCGTCGCGCTTTCGTTTTTTCCAGTCTTGGCGAGTTCTATGATTCTTTCCTTGCTCCTGTGTCCCAACACGACGGACGATGCCCAACTTCTCGTTCGACTTCAAGATGGATACGACAGTGGCGTTCTAGTTGCGCGCTCAGGGGAGAGTCACCGGCTCGGGTAAAACCGTTATCGTTAAACGGCCTTGAGCTTTCGGCGGGCGGGATATCTGTATCGTTCTCGGGCGAGCGGTCACGGAACGGGAAGGGCTCAATGGGCACGCAACAGGTGTCCTCGTCGGGGTCGGTAGAGCGCAGGGCAGCACCCGTCGCGGTTGAGTTGAGCACGGCGAAGGGTCCACGAAATTTGTCTCCTAGTGTGACTGGCTGCGACCGACGTTGAACGGCAGACTTTCAAAAGGGTTGCGGCTCCGAGGTGTTCTGATagtgggggggggggccaCAGATTGAAATGGAAACCAAGTCCGCTATGGTCAGTGCGCGCTGCCCCACGATGTTTGTCTCCCACACCTCGAACCCCCCATGTCCTCTCTCCCACTTTCCCCCGCGCCAACCAGCCCCAAGCAGCGCTTCCGGAACGGCAGGTGTCGCGCTGAAAGCTCTGACGGGTATTAAGTAAGGCCCCCAAATAATCATTACCTCAACTTCCCCTCGAGAGCCTCCCGACGCCGGCCACACTCACACCTGGGGCTCAACACTATGCCGTCCTCCTATGGGGCGACAAGCCCTTGGCCATGCCCTGGAAAAATTGGTCGAGCTGATGAGGCCCATGGCAGTTTCATCGGCAAGCTACGGCAGATGATACTTCTTCCCTCGACCCGGAAAGCTTGAGCTCGAGTTGGTCAGGCACCATCTCGATAGAGAATAGTGCTAGAGCGGTGGTTGTCAGGGTCTCGAACAATTTCGTGGGGGTTAGATAGATGGGTTAGATGTATGCCCCTCTGGATCTGGTCAATATTCTACCCGTAGGTATTCCGAGGTGGCTTTCCCTCGTGATCTGCATTGTACCACATGGTTGTGTGCCTTTTCCAGACATGTGCTCGGTAAGATTAATGTAGACATGGCTGCCGTGCTCCTTGGATGTGCATGATGGTTGAATTTGAGGAAGCGAGGGTGTTCCTGGGTGATCAAAGCTCCACCTCTTGCATGTCAACTGCAGGCGTTGAATAATGAATCCACCATCACATCGTGAAAGCCTTCAAAGAACCCCACGCTTGACAGGTTCAAAGTTGGGGGCTGGGCCAGCGGGTTTGCCATTGCGGACTTGAAAGTCAGCTTGTCATCGGAGCGCGTCCTCCGTgagaggtgttggggtgaacagcttcttcttcttcttcctttctgGAAACATGTTTTTCTAGATTCATTGACCGAAGGCCCTAACCACCCTGAATGTCGCGAGTGGCGCACCCTCTAGACGTAACGAAGGTTGCATTTCCGGCCAACAACTGTGGTTGCTTTTTCAATTCCCGCTCCAATCTCGTGGGTTTAGTGCTCTGCCATGTGCCTAAGGGTTCCGGCTTCTGCCGTAGTGCGAAAACAAGCTTTTGATGACTGATGTAAACTCAGCCTGGAAATGGGATTTGCCTTGGACGCGGGTAACAGTCAAAAAGCGGAACGCGACTGGAACTTTGTTACTAGTGAGAACTTTGGGCCTTATTACTCAGGACATACAGCTATGATATTTTTGTGTTCTACTCAACGGCCAATTATAGACCAAAGAGCCCAGTCCTAAATACAATCCACACAATATCCAAACATCCCTCATTCCTCTCTCCTCTGCTCTCtgccccctccacctcacccccatTCAAATATCCTTCCACCCATGGCTGCCATTAGCAACCGTATTGCCCATTGAGCATGTCCAACGCGATTAttggagaaaaaaaaagaagatttTTAAGGTAGAAAACCAAGGAGCGCCACAGCCATGACCAGATAATCCAGTGAGACTGATAAGAGGGTAATAACttaacaaaaaaaagaaaacacagTGGTATCATCGGATCTTATGAAG from Podospora pseudoanserina strain CBS 124.78 chromosome 1, whole genome shotgun sequence includes:
- the HIS1 gene encoding ATP phosphoribosyltransferase (ATP-PRTase) (ATP-PRT) (BUSCO:EOG09263LP3; COG:E; EggNog:ENOG503NU58), producing MDLVNSLEGRLLFAVPKKGRLLQAALNLLEGADIQFKRENRLDIALVKNLPIALVFLPAADIPTFVGEGRVDIGITGYDQVQEHDAGVRAIARARRMSNEWSPKDEKPRGCDTILDLGFGSCKLQIQVPAKGEYQTDKDLIGKNIGTSFVHLASEYFARLELEQEGIKVDSTASYAGRKLRTKIIELSGSVEAACALGVADGIVDLVESGETMKAAGLKAIETVVETSAILIKSKAPSNPAMVDLIAARINGVITAQKYVLCQYNVPRAQLVDATKVTPGKRAPTVTSLEEDGWVAVSAMVEKKRIAPVMDDLTKVGATDILVLDIHNTRGS
- the SRC1 gene encoding inner nuclear membrane protein enriched at telomere/subtelomere region (EggNog:ENOG503NUKS; COG:S); this encodes MSDTESVDYLQPDFDPKSLTVPRLRSILVTYNVQYPSTAKKSDLIELFVDQVLPQSKKILAARARVKRMSRGIVDADSVHTSSTDFGNDYEDLPPPPASVSRRSRSPRKPTRIKRESEDPEHLPVVTPARNRASSPRKRTSRSVSAQPPSFSDAETAAEPEPPRTITRETPFKTPKAEPDQRDNFFKRTPETESVFSSDNPFQSGANTPATAIKTPSHRRKTSGFDSVRRQQFVTPSTSRRQTDGPVFGGTPAPSTISRTFEIPAANYRAQTPEMETGEEFTPDEQLALMQEEAANPQLALARQPPPPKKKSSLSTPFWVLFTTLLVAYAAWYRQEKVAVGYCGLGREPTELIPSTIRIPEWASEVASRFDIEDIQVPEWVFTYIEPQCEPCPPHAYCYEDFTARCEPDFLLKPHPLSLGGVIPLPPTCEPDGEKVRRVQAVADKAVEELRDRRAKYECGEPLEPEGQPLDSPSIDEAELKQILSQKRSKRMAADEFDDLWVAAIGEVKSRGEVEVHSDENVTGSAGGFPTTSLSSTSLAGLPLTCAIQRSAKLGLARHRLSIGGLIMSLLSILYGRRRFQKNRALAARVPALVDVVLDRLANQKELAFEDEKEDAFLFLPNLRDDLLRSMHSLADRERLWTRVRALVEQNANVRTGQRESHNGEVGRAWEWIGPSRIANGEGSARRSGRKSMRVSWSPGVKDKDEQEVVPHRKWEEGPGRPIY
- a CDS encoding hypothetical protein (EggNog:ENOG503P1UK; COG:O), producing the protein MSFSGPEGQGRRPPPGNRPPPPPPGYGPEGFWNFIRSMTPSGTGPTSPPNTRPGNEGINAQPPFPPFGFFGGGPEGFNFNPSWAMSHNPPPPHRRGPLGPRSDDDTGDDPDGHHHHPGRHDRHGRGGHHGLHSRSRNHSHPRREPEVEEDLYDISAAAGVAEHDLTGAYDRAREREKETEKDDDMKSTSTLRDGIDTPTTTTFEDEKEKEREHPDPPEDIPSASSGPGHRGRCRGGPGRRGRCGRGFGGGRHNSWGWGSGPNGFGAEFGRPPFAPHFGPGGGFGGPRHASGPQIDIGGAVRGLGNLGWVMGQHPLAKGLREYFSGGQSNGENNGGEEGVLFEGEETASPPADVFDSNNAWAVHVAVPGAKKRDVGVHWDKERGVLVVSGVIYRPGDEEFLKGLVRAERTVGLFEKKIKMSPAETENSDVGVDADGISAKLEDGVLFIVVPKKKKEKGTGEIKRIQVL
- a CDS encoding hypothetical protein (EggNog:ENOG503NYRG; COG:K); this translates as MDSSGWPVGDHGVHTTTAEDDFQQYLDMTNMNNLAEGIDYNFQGFQSSAGAHMLQVPGREQLDTPMTGSDAPMLLSPSMPAMQHQVPAITTTGGPYQSIPTTMMPPPTPSETIVNSIDAQIHFLQQQKMQAQQRQVEEHAAFFAHQQQNRMIPPTPQSLEMVPAANPFYAQRNVTEPQPQHPHPHRTQHPHQQQHPQQAVDYRYQRAKDQSDMSFTPLVSPAVTPLDTHFSVESQFTVPGAYFSPLTSPALHAQTDPLAMFEQRHGPLTTSSPTDMDLDAVGGTMSIGTPGDLVKKMRKNAAKARAKAGVKQSPISKPLRKRLATTPSLNSQALSDLMENAEQGQDHQPLPTSMMHNSSSSTTTGPTDSEDGSISPEALNDMTPIETEMPPPPLPKPRSAKPSPYIAPQNTGSAPVIAPQPPRPGVASPATPASLMKLSSPSTHTTVAGASRAGSHEVVDTENIELFELPESVSNVNVPPSHANDTPTPKQAPQDAGPSRTPSLAPLPSPSLGPTVVRPSGTVSATASPQLGPGSGYGAKRTPQLLPRNSKKRGSVSSIPVSPALRPKISISPNIKPLLPGGADLEETASQLLASKSNYQRILEGNTVPGVSYPSELSTNLTSKRTSHKIAEQGRRNRINSALQEIATLLPKPPKDSEGEGSSDNKSKDKEKEKEKERERNGGAPNSKASTVEMAIEYIKQLQQQVAEANKRAEEAEKKLAETGGA